In a single window of the Natronorubrum halophilum genome:
- a CDS encoding helix-turn-helix transcriptional regulator, translating into MMPMTTESPLDDVEFLARSEHRVAVLEALAESPRSRADLQDLTEASRSTIGRVLGAFEERRWITKDEYEYEVTPLGAFVASGMRELIERIETERKLRDVWQWLPSEASGFSIEMGSEAVVTDAEADDPYRPVNRFLSLLRETDRFRFVGFDVALLEPCKNELRRRILNGMHTEIIDPPNVAKYILSTYPDHCSPPLESDNLTVWLHDDLPSYGVSLFDERIGISCYNPANGTVQVLIDTDTAEAREWAEWTYETYRQEARPLALETPVE; encoded by the coding sequence ATGATGCCGATGACCACGGAGTCGCCACTCGACGATGTCGAGTTCCTCGCGCGATCCGAACATCGCGTCGCGGTGCTCGAGGCCCTGGCCGAGAGTCCACGGAGCCGGGCCGACCTTCAGGACCTGACCGAGGCGTCGCGATCGACGATCGGACGCGTGCTGGGCGCGTTCGAAGAACGGCGGTGGATCACAAAGGACGAATACGAGTACGAGGTGACGCCGCTCGGTGCATTCGTTGCGTCCGGAATGCGAGAACTGATCGAGCGAATCGAAACTGAGCGCAAACTCCGCGACGTGTGGCAGTGGCTTCCGAGCGAGGCGAGCGGGTTCAGTATCGAGATGGGATCCGAGGCGGTCGTAACGGATGCCGAAGCTGACGACCCGTACCGCCCGGTGAACCGATTCCTGTCCCTGCTTCGGGAGACGGATCGGTTTCGATTCGTCGGGTTCGACGTCGCCTTGCTCGAGCCGTGTAAGAACGAGCTTCGTCGGCGAATCCTCAACGGAATGCACACGGAGATCATCGACCCGCCGAACGTCGCCAAGTATATCCTCTCGACGTATCCGGATCACTGTTCTCCGCCCCTCGAGAGCGACAATCTGACGGTCTGGTTGCACGACGACTTGCCGTCCTACGGTGTCAGTCTTTTCGACGAGCGAATCGGGATCAGTTGCTACAACCCCGCCAACGGGACGGTGCAGGTGTTGATCGATACTGATACGGCCGAGGCACGCGAGTGGGCGGAATGGACGTACGAGACGTACCGACAAGAAGCGCGCCCGCTCGCGCTCGAAACGCCGGTTGAGTGA
- a CDS encoding MATE family efflux transporter encodes MTVREHLNAIFKSPDELDLTTGGIAKPLIYLSIPLIITNLLQVTYNLADTFWLGKHSTTSLAAISFAFPMVFFLIALALGVSVAGSVLVAQYTGAGETEEAEYAASQTISYAVIASVVLGAVGYVFIDDVLGLLGASADVAPLVTAYMEVYSVGLVAVFGFFIFLALMRGYGDTVTPMLVMFGSVVLNIVLDPFLIFGFENNPLFGYLGMGGLETELFALTGYAGSGIEGAAIATVFSRALAFAVGLAIMFRGTHGVRIRLDQMKPDLSYARRLVDIGTPASVEGTARALSINLLLVIIAVFPETVVAAFGIGTRVFSVIFLPAIAFSQGVETMTGQNIGAENYDRAERTNHFGAKVLLVTLSGLGVLVFLAAAPIVSIFTTDSAVVEEGATFLRYTALTFGFMGVMRAYSGGFRGAGKTMIAAVISVLTLGIIRFPLAWLGAYYLGSSGVWLAFAVSTVIGGGIAYVWFTWVDWLDDSVVTTDAPVGGTNIAGENACSENVGDD; translated from the coding sequence GTGACCGTTCGCGAGCACTTGAACGCGATCTTCAAGTCGCCGGACGAGCTCGACCTGACCACGGGAGGCATCGCGAAGCCGTTGATCTACCTCTCGATTCCGCTCATCATCACGAACCTCCTGCAGGTTACCTACAACCTCGCGGACACGTTCTGGCTCGGCAAACACAGCACCACGTCGCTCGCGGCGATCAGCTTCGCGTTCCCGATGGTGTTTTTCCTCATCGCGCTCGCGCTCGGGGTGTCGGTCGCCGGGAGCGTCCTCGTCGCCCAGTACACGGGTGCCGGAGAGACCGAAGAAGCTGAGTACGCCGCCTCGCAGACGATCTCGTACGCGGTCATCGCCTCGGTGGTCCTCGGCGCGGTCGGCTACGTCTTCATCGACGACGTCCTCGGATTGCTGGGTGCCTCCGCCGATGTCGCACCGCTCGTCACCGCGTACATGGAGGTCTACTCCGTCGGCCTGGTCGCCGTCTTCGGCTTCTTCATCTTCCTGGCGCTCATGCGCGGCTACGGCGACACGGTCACGCCGATGCTCGTGATGTTCGGGTCGGTCGTCCTCAACATCGTCCTCGACCCGTTCCTCATCTTCGGGTTCGAAAACAACCCGCTCTTCGGCTACCTGGGGATGGGCGGCCTCGAGACCGAACTGTTCGCGCTCACCGGCTACGCCGGGTCGGGAATCGAGGGCGCCGCGATCGCCACCGTCTTCTCTCGAGCGCTGGCGTTCGCCGTCGGCCTCGCCATCATGTTCCGTGGCACCCACGGCGTTCGGATCCGCCTCGACCAGATGAAACCCGACCTCAGTTACGCGCGACGGCTCGTCGATATCGGCACCCCGGCGTCCGTCGAGGGCACCGCGCGGGCGCTCTCGATCAACCTGCTGTTGGTCATCATCGCCGTCTTTCCCGAGACGGTCGTCGCCGCGTTCGGGATCGGGACCCGCGTGTTCTCGGTCATCTTCCTCCCCGCGATCGCGTTCTCGCAGGGCGTCGAGACGATGACGGGTCAGAACATCGGTGCCGAAAACTACGACCGCGCGGAGCGGACGAACCACTTCGGGGCGAAGGTGTTGCTCGTCACGCTCAGCGGCCTCGGCGTGCTCGTCTTCCTCGCCGCCGCGCCGATCGTCTCCATTTTCACCACCGATTCCGCGGTGGTCGAAGAGGGGGCGACGTTCCTCCGGTACACCGCGCTGACGTTCGGCTTCATGGGCGTGATGCGCGCCTACAGCGGCGGCTTCCGCGGGGCCGGAAAGACGATGATCGCGGCCGTGATCTCCGTGCTCACGCTCGGCATCATCCGCTTCCCGCTCGCGTGGCTCGGCGCGTATTACCTCGGCTCGAGCGGCGTCTGGCTCGCCTTCGCCGTCTCGACCGTCATCGGCGGCGGTATCGCCTACGTCTGGTTCACGTGGGTCGACTGGCTCGACGACTCCGTCGTCACCACGGATGCGCCCGTCGGCGGGACGAACATCGCCGGCGAGAACGCCTGCAGCGAGAACGTCGGTGACGACTGA
- a CDS encoding tRNA-dihydrouridine synthase produces MFTPPLALASLSGEADAEWASAGADYAGAAFLGGIAIDDDARAAARDLRERDRTEFLPDDPIAFIDRELAALEATPIRPAFNVRSATSDPIPDAARVCRDRGALLELNAHCRQDELCAVGCGETLLRDSDRLRAYVDRAAATGVTVGVKVRAEVPGVELPALARELEAAGAAFVHIDAMDTESIVRDVVDATELFVIANNGVREEATVREYVDYGADAVSVGRPSDNPVVLARVRDAVDRQFGLEPKPSN; encoded by the coding sequence GTGTTCACACCACCTCTCGCACTCGCGAGCCTCAGCGGCGAAGCGGACGCCGAGTGGGCCAGCGCCGGTGCCGACTACGCGGGCGCGGCGTTTCTCGGCGGCATCGCCATCGACGACGACGCTCGAGCGGCCGCACGGGACCTCCGCGAGCGCGATCGAACCGAGTTTCTCCCCGACGATCCCATCGCGTTCATCGATCGGGAACTCGCCGCGCTCGAGGCGACGCCGATCCGACCCGCCTTCAACGTCCGTAGCGCGACCTCCGATCCGATCCCCGACGCCGCGCGAGTCTGTCGGGATCGAGGCGCACTGCTCGAACTCAACGCCCACTGCCGACAGGACGAACTGTGTGCGGTCGGTTGCGGCGAGACGCTCCTGCGAGATTCCGACCGGCTCCGTGCGTACGTCGACCGGGCGGCCGCGACCGGCGTTACCGTCGGCGTGAAGGTCCGCGCGGAGGTTCCCGGCGTCGAACTGCCGGCGCTCGCCCGAGAGCTCGAGGCCGCTGGCGCAGCGTTCGTCCACATCGACGCGATGGACACCGAATCGATCGTTCGCGACGTCGTCGACGCGACGGAGCTGTTCGTCATCGCCAACAACGGCGTCCGCGAGGAGGCGACCGTCCGCGAGTACGTCGACTACGGTGCCGACGCGGTCAGCGTCGGGCGACCCAGCGACAACCCGGTCGTCTTAGCGCGCGTTCGCGACGCCGTGGATCGGCAGTTCGGCCTCGAGCCGAAGCCCTCGAACTGA
- a CDS encoding TetR/AcrR family transcriptional regulator, whose translation MTTTETTDELMEATYAALCKHGYASLRMQDIADESSKSKATLHYHYESKQDLLYALLDHLTDSFADRIETLEGETPAAQLLSLVEQYLSPGADDSIEEFRTALLEIKAQGPYDDRFREELTEFDRMLHGRIRSLLEAGQADGIFRDEIDPDETAEFIVTVLNGAQMRHVAVDHPPERTYAMLETYVCRQLLTDDTDRSEGTFE comes from the coding sequence ATGACCACAACCGAAACCACGGACGAACTCATGGAGGCGACCTACGCCGCGCTGTGCAAGCACGGCTACGCGTCGCTTCGCATGCAAGATATCGCGGACGAATCGTCGAAGAGTAAAGCCACGCTGCACTACCACTACGAGAGCAAACAGGACCTCCTCTACGCGTTGCTCGACCACCTTACGGACTCCTTTGCCGACCGGATCGAAACGCTCGAGGGCGAGACGCCCGCCGCCCAGTTGCTCTCACTCGTCGAACAGTATCTCTCGCCGGGGGCGGACGATTCGATCGAGGAGTTCCGGACGGCGCTGCTCGAGATCAAGGCCCAGGGGCCGTACGACGACCGGTTTCGCGAAGAGCTCACGGAGTTCGATCGGATGCTCCACGGTCGGATCCGATCGCTCCTCGAGGCCGGGCAGGCGGACGGCATCTTCCGCGACGAGATCGATCCGGACGAGACGGCCGAGTTCATCGTCACGGTGTTGAACGGCGCGCAGATGCGTCACGTCGCCGTCGATCACCCGCCGGAACGGACGTACGCGATGCTCGAGACGTACGTCTGTCGCCAACTGCTTACGGACGACACCGATCGATCGGAGGGCACCTTCGAGTGA
- the cofD gene encoding 2-phospho-L-lactate transferase, with the protein MVTFLSGGTGTPKLLDGAAAAFSPEETTVIANTGDDVELGGLFVSPDVDTLLFQGGGVLDRETWWGIDGDTHRTNAALSDIASAAGLPDGPQYLPKEQQTAGRDIANWRRFSGVAEFMTIGDRDRAVHITRTSLLDQGHTLSEAIRRLADGFGLTIDLLPMSDDPVASLVHTDEGMMHFQEYWVARRGEPAVETVEFRGSSNAEPAPGVIDALEDTVVIGPSNPVTSIGPMLTLPGVADTLSQSTVVAVSPFLGDDAFSGPAGDLMAAVNAEPSTEGLATAYPFADAFVIDDADDAAFDRPTVQTDIRIDSPEDAARVTRAITDAIDRVE; encoded by the coding sequence ATGGTAACCTTCCTCTCCGGGGGCACCGGAACGCCGAAGCTGTTGGACGGTGCTGCCGCCGCGTTCTCACCGGAGGAAACCACCGTTATCGCCAACACCGGCGACGACGTCGAACTCGGCGGACTGTTCGTCTCGCCGGACGTCGACACGCTGCTTTTTCAGGGCGGTGGGGTACTCGATCGCGAGACGTGGTGGGGAATCGACGGCGATACGCACCGGACCAACGCGGCGCTATCGGACATCGCGTCGGCCGCGGGGCTCCCCGACGGCCCGCAGTACCTTCCCAAGGAGCAACAGACCGCGGGACGGGACATCGCGAACTGGCGGCGCTTCTCGGGAGTCGCCGAGTTCATGACGATCGGCGACCGCGATCGAGCCGTTCACATCACGCGAACGAGCCTGCTGGATCAGGGCCACACGCTGAGCGAGGCGATCCGGCGACTCGCCGACGGGTTCGGGTTGACGATCGATCTGTTGCCGATGAGCGACGATCCCGTCGCCAGCCTCGTCCACACCGACGAGGGCATGATGCACTTCCAGGAGTACTGGGTCGCCCGCCGCGGCGAACCGGCCGTCGAAACCGTCGAGTTCCGCGGGTCCTCGAACGCCGAACCCGCGCCGGGCGTGATCGACGCGCTCGAAGACACGGTCGTTATCGGCCCCTCGAATCCGGTGACCAGTATTGGACCGATGCTGACGTTACCGGGTGTCGCCGACACGCTCAGCCAGTCGACGGTCGTCGCGGTCTCGCCGTTCCTCGGCGACGACGCCTTTTCGGGACCCGCGGGCGATCTCATGGCGGCGGTCAACGCGGAACCGAGCACCGAGGGGCTCGCGACGGCCTACCCCTTCGCCGACGCGTTCGTGATCGACGACGCCGACGACGCCGCGTTCGACCGCCCGACGGTGCAGACGGACATCAGGATCGACTCGCCCGAGGATGCCGCACGGGTTACCCGTGCGATCACGGACGCGATCGACCGCGTGGAGTAA
- a CDS encoding OsmC family protein, with product MNGVDVVQLGQAVDTITDEPAVGQFTFRAETKWTDALQCVTSIDDFDQGGERIHTREFAIEGDEPEQILGERTAPNAVELLLAALGSCLSVGYAANAAAMDIELEELRFELEGDIDLRGFLGISKDVRAGYNSVTCTVHIDADASPEALAELRDRVETTSPVMDTITNAVRLETDVVQASG from the coding sequence ATGAACGGCGTAGACGTCGTACAGCTCGGCCAGGCGGTCGACACAATTACGGACGAACCGGCGGTCGGTCAATTCACGTTTCGTGCGGAAACGAAGTGGACCGACGCCTTACAGTGTGTGACCTCGATCGATGACTTCGATCAGGGAGGCGAACGGATACACACCAGGGAGTTCGCGATCGAGGGGGACGAACCGGAACAAATTCTCGGGGAGCGGACGGCACCGAACGCGGTGGAGCTCCTGCTCGCTGCCCTCGGGTCGTGTCTGAGCGTCGGGTACGCGGCGAACGCCGCGGCCATGGATATCGAACTCGAGGAACTCCGATTCGAACTGGAGGGCGACATCGACCTTCGGGGATTCCTCGGTATCTCCAAGGACGTCCGTGCCGGCTACAATTCCGTGACCTGTACTGTACACATCGACGCGGATGCGTCGCCGGAAGCGCTAGCCGAACTCCGGGACCGAGTCGAAACCACGTCGCCGGTGATGGACACGATCACGAACGCGGTTCGGCTCGAAACCGACGTGGTCCAGGCGTCGGGGTGA